One Panicum virgatum strain AP13 chromosome 9K, P.virgatum_v5, whole genome shotgun sequence genomic region harbors:
- the LOC120652715 gene encoding ran-binding protein 1 homolog c-like encodes MAEPAEHRPAEEEEETAAAGEDEDTGAQVAPIVKLEEVAVTTGEEDEDVLLDIKAKLYRFDKEGNQWKERGTGTVKLLKHKETSKVRLVMRQAKTLKICANHLVVATTKMQEHAGSDKSCVWHALDFADGELKEEMFAIRFGSVENCKKFKDTVEDIAEKQGKNEEKESEEASSAAELVEKLTVTEAKKEEAADKEEAPAADDKKDVKE; translated from the exons ATGGCCGAGCCAGCGGAGCACCGtccggccgaggaggaggaggagaccgcggcggccggcgaggacgaGGACACCGGCGCCCAGGTCGCGCCCATCGTCAAGCTTGAGGAGGTCGCCGTCACCAccggcgaggaggacgaggacgtcCTACTCGACAT TAAGGCCAAGCTGTATCGATTCGATAAGGAGGGGAACCAATGGAAGGAGCGGGGTACGGGCACCGTCAAGCTGTTGAAGCACAAGGAGACCTCCAAGGTCCGCCTCGTCATGCGCCAGGCGAAGACACTCAAGATCTGCGCCAATCACCTTG TGGTGGCGACGACAAAGATGCAGGAGCACGCCGGGAGCGACAAGTCTTGCGTGTGGCACGCGCTGGACTTCGCCGATGGCGAGCTTAAGGAGGAAATGTTCGCGATCCGCTTTGGATCGGTCGAAA ACTGCAAGAAGTTCAAAGATACTGTGGAAGATATTGCTGAGAAGCAAGGAAAGAATGAGGAAAAAGAAAGCGAGGAGGCCTCCTCTGCCGCTGAATTGGTGGAGAAGTTAACAGTGACAGAGGCCAAAAAGGAGGAAGCTGCGGATAAAGAGGAAGCTCCTGCTGCAGATGATAAGAAGGATGTTAAGGAGTGA
- the LOC120652716 gene encoding mitogen-activated protein kinase kinase kinase 18-like, which yields MDTEWLRGKCIGRGAFGAVHLAVDRATGRAFAVKSVDAAAAPGAAAALACLEGEIRILRRLASPYVVAYLGDGGAGATRDLRMELVPGGTAAEAAARRGGLGERGARGVLRRVAAALRYLHGEAGVVHGDVKGRNVLLGRGEAGGGAKLADFGAARLVSEAAPRGPRGTPAWMAPEVARGGAATPASDVWSLGCTALELLTGARPWSELGGACEVGELLLLVGFGGKRPAIPACLSDACRDFLDKCLRRDAGQRWTCEQLLRHPFLSADDPRDGASEPEPFPSPSPRAVLDWAPSDSDSEARDDAEPESEHEVMARAKGRVAELAASNWPRASWDWEEPERGTGPTCAADTWASPPSSEAPRTAPSSATDGSAGNGKAGRPAAPSSAPAAAAGRDHDVVLVGSGSGGLRCGRGRPGCRSHRCRHKCGFGVVGFGWPPLAVVPVLVPCTLCPPRRFNSIQICVQSSSQ from the coding sequence atggACACGGAGTGGCTGCGCGGGAAATGCATCGGCAGGGGCGCGTTCGGCGCGGTGCACCTGGCCGTCGACAGGGCCACGGGCCGCGCCTTTGCGGTGAAGTCGGTGGACGCGGCAGCCGCaccgggcgccgcggcggcgctggcgtgcCTCGAGGGCGAGATAAGGATCCTGAGGCGGCTGGCCTCGCCGTACGTCGTGGCGTACctcggggacggcggggcgggcGCCACGAGGGACCTGCGCATGGAGCTGGTGCCCGGCGGCACCGCCGCGGAAGCCGCCGCGAGGCGGGGCGGgctcggcgagcgcggcgcgcggggcgtgCTCAGGAGGGTGGCCGCCGCGCTGCGGTACCTGCACGGCGAGGCCGGCGTGGTGCACGGGGACGTCAAGGGCCGGAATGTGCTCCtcggccgcggcgaggccggcggcggcgcgaagctCGCCGATTTCGGCGCGGCGAGGCTGGTGTCcgaggcggcgccgcgcggcccGCGCGGGACGCCCGCGTGGATGGCGCCCGaggtggcgcgcggcggggcggcgacgccggcgtccGACGTCTGGTCCCTGGGCTGCACGGCGCTGGAGCTGCTCACGGGGGCGCGCCCGTGGTCGGAACTCGGCGGCGCCTGCGAGGTCGGCGAGCTGCTGCTCCTCGTCGGGTTCGGCGGGAAGCGCCCCGCGATCCCCGCGTGCCTGTCCGACGCGTGCCGGGACTTCCTCGACAAGTGCCTCCGCCGCGACGCCGGCCAGCGGTGGACCTGCGAGCAGCTGCTGCGCCACCCCTTCCTCTCCGCGGACGATCCTCGAGACGGCGCCAGCGAGCCGGAGCCGTTTCCATCCCCGTCGCCTCGCGCGGTCCTCGATTGGGCCCCCTCGGATTCGGACTCCGAGGCGCGGGACGACGCGGAGCCCGAGAGCGAGCACGAGGTCATGGCGCGCGCCAAGGGGCGGGTCGCCGAATTGGCCGCCTCAAACTGGCCGCGCGCGAGCTGGGATTGGGAGGAGCCGGAGAGGGGCACCGGGCCCACCTGTGCGGCCGACACCTGGGCCTCACCTCCCAGTTCCGAGGCGCCAAGAACCGCGCCATCGTCAGCAACAGACGGCAGCGCGGGAAATGGCAAAGCTGGTAGGCCCGCCGCCCCAAGCtcagcccccgccgccgccgccggccgcgatcATGACGTCGTGCTCGTCGGCAGTGGCAGCGGCGGGCTCCGCTGTGGCCGCGGCCGTCCTGGCTGTCGCAGTCACCGTTGTCGACATAAATGCGGGTTCGGGGTAGTAGGATTCGGCTGGCCGCCGTTGGCCGTTGTACCCGTGCTGGTACCATGTACTCTTTGTCCCCCTCGCCGATTCAATTCGATCCAAATTTGTGTCCAATCGAGCAGCCAATGA